One Prodigiosinella aquatilis DNA window includes the following coding sequences:
- a CDS encoding ABC transporter substrate-binding protein: MSKFDKNNQAKISPLTQAITDVSFSRRGVIKLLSAGVVMSTGLFGFPDLGFAAETPVNGGKLRAAVSNASATDTLDPAKGSNNGDYTRQFMFYNGLTELDKHMIPQPALAESIETTDGRVWQFKLRSGVTFHDGKPLTAQDAVYSLLRHKDPAVGSVAIKLADQIQSATAINPTEVKIVLVQPNFDLPSILATSPFLILQDGTKSFTKAVGTGPYVCQEFSPGVRSVGIRNKNYWKPGLPHLDEVELLGVTDQAARVNALLSGDLHVVATIGARDVKRLNQSNQFGILESKSGMYSDLIIRADRAPGNNPDFVLAMKYMQPREMLLKTVLQGYGDIANDVPVPPWHPMYNKDLPQRPYDLDKARFHLKKAGLQGIKAEIVTTPNIEGAVEGGQLLQQIGTSVGMNLQVRRVPYDGYWSAHWMKDPIGYGSINPRPTLDMLFSQFYRSDAPWNESGWKNVQFDQLLMQARSERDTAKRKQMYGDMQTLIYDHNSTLIPLFISSLDGYSRKVKGIEAWPSGLLMGYRFHEFAWLSA; the protein is encoded by the coding sequence ATGAGTAAATTTGATAAAAATAACCAGGCAAAGATTTCACCGCTGACGCAAGCCATCACCGATGTGTCGTTTTCCCGGCGGGGCGTCATCAAGCTGCTGTCTGCTGGTGTGGTGATGAGTACCGGGCTGTTCGGTTTCCCGGATCTGGGCTTCGCCGCCGAAACCCCGGTCAACGGCGGAAAACTGCGTGCAGCAGTGTCCAATGCCTCGGCTACCGATACCCTCGACCCGGCTAAAGGCAGTAATAATGGCGACTACACGCGCCAGTTCATGTTTTACAATGGGTTGACCGAGCTGGATAAACACATGATCCCTCAGCCAGCCTTGGCCGAGAGTATTGAAACTACCGATGGTCGCGTCTGGCAGTTCAAACTGCGTTCCGGCGTCACGTTCCACGATGGTAAACCGTTGACAGCACAGGATGCGGTTTATTCCCTGTTGCGGCATAAAGATCCGGCAGTCGGTTCAGTGGCTATCAAGCTGGCGGATCAGATTCAGTCGGCAACGGCGATCAACCCGACAGAAGTAAAGATTGTGCTGGTACAGCCCAACTTTGATTTGCCGTCCATCCTTGCCACCAGCCCATTCTTGATCCTGCAGGACGGCACCAAAAGCTTCACCAAAGCCGTGGGCACGGGGCCTTATGTTTGTCAGGAATTTTCACCGGGTGTGCGTTCGGTAGGGATCCGCAATAAAAATTACTGGAAACCGGGACTGCCGCATCTGGATGAAGTTGAACTGCTGGGCGTGACCGATCAGGCGGCCCGTGTTAACGCACTATTATCTGGTGACTTGCATGTTGTGGCGACTATCGGGGCCCGGGATGTAAAACGCCTCAACCAGAGCAATCAGTTCGGCATTCTGGAAAGTAAGTCCGGTATGTACAGCGATCTGATCATCCGTGCTGATCGTGCGCCGGGAAACAATCCTGATTTTGTTTTGGCCATGAAGTACATGCAACCGCGAGAAATGCTGTTGAAAACCGTGTTACAGGGCTATGGCGATATTGCCAACGATGTGCCGGTTCCACCCTGGCATCCGATGTACAACAAGGATCTGCCGCAGCGGCCCTACGATCTGGATAAAGCCCGCTTTCATCTGAAAAAGGCTGGTCTACAAGGTATCAAAGCCGAAATTGTCACCACACCGAATATTGAAGGGGCGGTGGAAGGCGGTCAGTTATTACAACAGATTGGGACATCGGTGGGGATGAATTTGCAGGTACGACGCGTACCCTATGATGGCTACTGGTCAGCACACTGGATGAAAGATCCCATCGGTTACGGCTCCATTAATCCGCGCCCGACGCTGGATATGCTGTTCTCCCAGTTTTACCGCTCTGATGCGCCGTGGAATGAATCCGGCTGGAAAAATGTGCAATTTGACCAGTTGCTGATGCAAGCACGCAGTGAGCGTGATACGGCAAAACGCAAGCAGATGTACGGCGATATGCAGACGCTGATTTATGACCATAACAGTACACTCATTCCGTTGTTCATCAGTTCTCTTGATGGTTACAGCCGTAAGGTGAAAGGAATTGAGGCCTGGCCGTCAGGTCTGCTGATGGGCTATCGCTTCCATGAATTTGCCTGGTTGTCTGCCTGA